Part of the Woronichinia naegeliana WA131 genome, CGAAAATAGGGTAGAATGCCTCAAAACCATTGCATTAAGAAGAGAGAAAGCAGATGTACCGAAAGCAACAGTACTCAATTGAAACACCAGAAAACTTGAAAAATCTGTTCGGCGGGCAGTTAGACGAAGAAAATCGTTGGATAGAAATGTCAAAAATGATTCCCTGGGAAGAATATGAGGAAGAATATGCAAAAAACTTCACAGAAAAAAAAGGAGCCCCAGCCAAATCATTTAGAATGGCATTAGGAGCATTAATTATCAAAGAAATTTCAGGAAAAAGTGACAGAGAAACAGTAGAACAAATAAAAGAGAACCCTTATTTACAGTACTTTATAGGAATGGAAAGCTATAGTAGCAAAGAAGCATTTAGTGCGTCAATGATGGTTCATTTTCGTAAAAAAATAGGAATGGAATTAATAAATAAAATTAATAAAGAAATAGAAAAAAAAGCGACGGGTGTAGCGTCAGAAAAAAAAGAAAATGAAGGAAAGTTATTGTTAGATGCGACTTGTACACCAGCAGATATAAAATATCCAACGGATATAGGAATATTGAATGATGCCAGAGAAAAAACAGAAAAAATAATAGATAAGCTGTATGAAGAAATAAAAGAGAAAAGGAAAGAAAAGCCGAGGACTTATAGGGAAGTGGCAAGAAAAGAGTACTTAGCCATAGCAAAAAAACGTCGTGTGTCAAAAAAAGAAAGAAGAAAAGGAACAAAAAAACAACTAGGATATATAAAAAGAAACTTGTCTGATATAGAAAAAATGATAGAAGAGGGAGCAAAGTTAGAAAAACTAACGAAAAAAGAGCAAGAAGAGCTTGTAACGATAGGAAAAGTGTATGAGCAACAGTTAGAAATGTATGAAAAAAAGACAAATAAAGTAGAAAACAGAATTGTGAGTGTAAGCCAACCTCACGTGCGTCCAATAGTGCGTGGAAAAGCGGGAAAAGCAGTAGAGTTTGGAGCTAAAATATCGGCAAGTAATGTGAATGGCTTTGTCTTCTTAGACAAATTAAGTTGGGATAATTACAACGAATCGGGAGATTTACAAGCGCGAATAGAAGAATATAAAAGGGAAACAGGATGTTATCCGGAATCGGTTCATGTGGATAAAATCTATCGAACAAAAGCGAATCGAGCTTATTGTAAAGAAAGGGATATAAGAATGAGTGGTCCCCGATTGGGAAGACCGCCGAAAGAGGTGAGCAAAGAAAAAAAGAAAGAGGCACGCTCAGATGAAAGAGTGCGTAATGCCATTGAGGGTAAATTCGGACAGGGAAAGAGGAAATTTAGTCTTGGTCGAGTGATGGCCAAACTACCTGAGACCTCGGAAACGGTAATTGCGATGAACTTTTTGGTAATGAATCTTTCTACTCTACTTCAGAAGACAAAAAGTAAAAAGTTGTAGAGTCGTTTTTCTTGTGAAAAATGGTGTTAATTTTCCTCTCTTTTGTGAGGAGTGATTTGTGTTGACCTTTTTAGACAGAAAGGAACAATAGATTAAACAAAATCTGTATTTTGATTTGTTTCCATAAGGATAAGTTATCTATGCTTTTTCAGTCCATACTTCCCTAACCCACATTTCTTTCGTTTTTTGACTTTTTCAGCAAGCCCTAATTATAAATCCCTATTAACAAGTAAGATTCGCAATAAATTCTTCTTTGACACCCTATTTCTCTGTTAATTCAAGAAAAAGAAACTAAATTTTATTATTGGCGATTCTAACCTGATTTCTTCGCAATACTTTATGATTGCTTTTTCCTTGACAATAAATAAGCCTAATAATTCAAAATCACTCAAAAACTTAATTACTTACCTCAATCAATAATAAAGCTGAATGACTACATTTCTTGACAAAGAAAGCGGTATATAGCTAGGCAGTGTTTTGTGATATGATTTATGTGCCGAAATGTTTTCTTGCCAGAAGATAGGCTCAAACAATTTTCTTGTTTTAATTGGGTTTTAATTGGGTGAATTATGCTGAAATTTCTTGTCAAAGGCTTGATTGTCTCTGTTTTTTGCGCTGTGATAGCTCCTTTAAGTCCTCTCCAGGCACAAACCTTAACTCGTCCTCTTCGTACTATCTATAAAACCCAGGCATTAGATGGTTGGTTAGGCGATCCAATCAACAAAGAATCTTCTCAAGCGTCTCAAGTAACCAGTGTGTCGGAATTGCGCGATGTTTCTCCCCAGGATTGGGCCTACGAAGCTTTGAAAAGTTTAGTAGAACGCTATGGTTGCATTGTCGGTTATCCTGATCGCACCTTTCGAGGCGATCGGTCTTTAAGTCGTTGGGAATTTGCGGCAGGCTTAAACGCCTGCATGAATACGATTGAAAGACTTTTACAGGAAAATGTTGCTGTTTTGCGAGAAGACTTGGATAAACTCAAGGCTTTGGCTCAAAATTTTGAAACGGAACTCAACGCTTTGGGGACAAAGATTGATAACCTAGAAGCTCGTACTGCTTATCTAGAAGATCATGCTTTCTCAACGACGACCAAATTAAATGGAGTAACGGTTTTAGGCCTAGTGGGAGTGGCCGCTGGTGAGAAAGATCAGGGGCAGGAAACTATTTCTAAAAATCCGACCCTAGGCTATCGCAACCGTCTAGAATTAAGTACTAGCTTTACGGGCGAAGATCTGCTGTTTACTCGTTTATCGACGGGAAACCAAACAGATTTATTCGACGAGACTGGAACATTTCAGAGTTCTTTAGGTTTTGCCCAATCTCAGAATAACGAAGTCGGAATAGAAAAAACTTTTTATACTTTTCCCGCAACGGAGAATATTACCCTCGGAATATATGGTACGGGGGGAGCTTTTGATGATTTTAACCGTATTTTGAATGTTCTAGATGGTGATGGTAATTCGGGATCTATTTCACTGTTTGGAACCCGTAGCTCAATTTATTATGGAGGAGAGGGGGCTGGTCTGGGGATGCAAAGTCAATGGGGAGATTTCTCTTTCAGTGGCGGTTATTTAGCTCCTGATGCCAACAATCCTAGTCAAGGCAAAGGTGTATTTAATGGGGCCTATGCGGCGATCGCTCAAGTTGGCTACGTTTCTCCCGATCAGAAAAATACAGGAGTAATGTTAACTTACCGTCATGGTTATAATACCCTGGATACTGAAGTGGGTAGTCAACGGTCTAATTTTCAATTTTTTGTTGAAGATCAATTAGGACAATCCGTTCCCATTGTCAGTAATTCCTACGGCTTGGAATTTAGCTTAGGTCTAGCGGATCGGTTTGTACTAGCTGGCTGGGGAGGTTATACTAGGGCTTTAACGCTGAGTAGTTTAGAAGGTCAGCTTAATCAAGGCAGCTTGGACATTTGGGACTGGGCCGTTACTCTAGCCTTTCCTGATGCTTTTCAGGAGGGTAACTTAGGGGGAATTGTGTTAGGAATGCAGCCTTGGGTAACAAGTTCTAATGTCATTTTAAACACAGCCAACGGCCCTGTGAGTGCGGCTGATCGTAATAATTCCTTCTATATTGAAGCTTTTTATCAATATGCTGTGAATGATAATATTCAAATTACGCCTGGCATTATGATCATTACTGCCCCAGATAACGATACGCGCAATTCATCCTTGGTTATTGGCACAATTCGCACAACTTTTACCTTTTAGTCAACATTCTGTTGATATTTCCTACCTGTAAATAGGGCTTGCTGAAAAAGTCAAAAAACGAAAGAAATGTGGGTTAGGGAAGTATGGACTGAAAAAGCATAGATAACTTATCCTTATGGAAACAAATCAAAATACAGATTTTGTTTAATCTATTGTTCCTTTCTGTCTAAAAAGGTCAACACAAATCACTCCTCACAAAAGAGAGGAAAATTAACACCATTTTTCACAAGAAAAACGACTCTACAACTTTTTACTTTTTGTCTTCTGAAGTAGAGTAGAAAGATTCATTACCAAAAAGTTCATCGCAATTACCGTTTCCGAGGTCTCAGGTAGTTTGGCCATCACTCGACCAAGACTAAATTTCCTCTTTCCCTGTCCGAATTTACCCTCAATGGCATTACGCACTCTTTCATCTGAGCGTGCCTCTTTCTTTTTTTCTTTGCTCACCTCTTTCGGCGGTCTTCCCAATCGGGGACCACTCATTCTTATATCCCTTTCTTTACAATAAGCTCGATTCGCTTTTGTTCGATAGATTTTATCCACATGAACCGATTCCGGATAACATCCTGTTTCCCTTTTATATTCTTCTATTCGCGCTTGTAAATCTCCCGATTCGTTGTAATTATCCCAACTTAATTTGTCTAAGAAGACAAAGCCATTCACATTACTTGCCGATATTTTAGCTCCAAACTCTACTGCTTTTCCCGCTTTTCCACGCACTATTGGACGCACGTGAGGTTGGCTTACACTCACAATTCTGTTTTCTACTTTATTTGTCTTTTTTTCATACATTTCTAACTGTTGCTCATACACTTTTCCTATCGTTACAAGCTCTTCTTGCTCTTTTTTCGTTAGTTTTTCTAACTTTGCTCCCTCTTCTATCATTTTTTCTATATGAGACAAGTTTCTTTTTATATATCCTAGTTGTTTTTTTGTTCCTTTTCTTCTTTCTTTTTTTGACACACGACGTTTTTTTGCTATGGCTAAGTACTCTTTTCTTGCCACTTCCCTATAAGTCCTCGGCTTTTCTTTCCTTTTCTCTTTTATTTCTTCATACAGCTTATCTATTATTTTTTCTGTTTTTTCTCTTGCATCATTCAATATTCCTATATCCGTTGGATATTTTATATCTGCTGGTGTACAAGTCGCATCTAACAATAACTTTCCTTCATTTTCTTTTTTTTCTGACGCTACACCCGTCGCTTTTTTTTCTATTTCTTTATTAATTTTATTTATTAATTCCATTCCTATTTTTTTACGAAAATGAACCATCATTGACGCATTAAATGCTTCTTTGCTACTATAGCTTTCCATTCCTATAAAGTACTGTAAATAAGGGTTCTCTTTTATTTGTTCTACTGTTTCTCTGTCACTTTTTCCTGAAATTTCTTTGATAATTAATGCTCCTAATGCCATTCTAAATGATTTGGCTGGGGCTCCTTTTTTTTCTGTGAAGTTTTTTGCATATTCTTCCTCATATTCTTCCCAGGGAATCATTTTTGACATTTCTATCCAACGATTTTCTTCGTCTAACTGCCCGCCGAACAGATTTTTCAAGTTTTCTGGTGTTTCAATTGAGTACTGTTGCTTTCGGTACATCTGCTTTCTCTCTTCTTAATGCAATGGTTTTGAGGCATTCTACCCTATTTTCGTGCATTCTAGCGGTTCTTAATTCGCCTACTATTTTTCTCCGTAAAGGTCTCAGCTTTTTTCAGCAAGCCCTAAATAATTCGTTGATAGATTATCCTGTGAAACGGTACGATAGGGCTTTCGAGCTCGCGTCAGATGTAATCAACGAAAACTTTACAGCAAGGAATTTTTGCTGGGTGCAGAGAAATGGGCAAAGTTGACGAGCATCTGTATGATTCAATCGGAGAGACGCTTAAAGGACAAAACAGAGTACGAGACCCGCTACTATATCAGTAGCCTACCGAGTAATGCTCAAAAGTTATGCCAATCTGTTCGCAGTCATTGGTTGATAGAGAACTCTTTACACTGGGTTCTAGACTTGGCTTTCAATGAGGATGCTTGTCGCATTCGCAAGGATTTCGCGCCTGAGAATTTAGCCGTCTTACGTCATATCGCTCTTAACTTGCTCACAAGGGAAAATACCCTGAAACTTGGTATCAAGAATAAACGGCTACGCGCTGGTTGGGACGAGGACTATCTCCTTAAGATTTTACTCGGATAAGATGCTTTTGCCCTGTGACACGCTCTAGGAATTGAGACAAAAAAAGGAAGCTTGGCGGTGCTTCCCTAATCTTTGGTGAATGTGCTGAATCCCTGATGAGAAAAAATTATTTATTCGGCTGGGGAGTCAGTCGTAGGTAGGGTTTAATTTCCTTGACACCTTTGGGGAATTTAGTCCGCGCTTCCTCGGTGGGGATGGAAGGTACAACTACACAATCATCGCCATCTTGCCAGTTAGCCGGCGTAGCGACCTGGTGATAGTCGGTCAATTGCAGAGAATCGATAACCCGTAAAATTTCGGCAAAGTTGCGTCCAGTACTGGCAGGATAGGTAAAGGTTAAGCGCAGTTTTTTATGGGGATCAATGATAAAAACTGATCGCACAGTCAGATTATTTAAGGAGTTAGGGTGAATCATTCCATAAAAACCAGAAACTAGGCGATCGCTGTCCGCCAAAAGGGGATAATTAACCGTTGTATTTTGAGTTTCGTTAATATCGCCAATCCAACCTTTATGGGAGTCCACATCATCCACACTCAGGGCAATTACCTTAACATTCCGCTTGTCAAATTCTGGTTTTAGGCTGGCCACTGTTCCCAGTTCGGTTGTGCAAACTGGCGTAAAATCGGCGGGGTGGGAGAATAATACTACCCAGCTATCTCCAGCCCATTCATGGAAGGAAATAGTCCCTTCGCTGGATTCCTGGGTAAAATCGGGAACAATATCACCTAATTGCAGTACCATAATACTTTTTCCTAGAACACTTAAGACATGATCCTAAAGGACTTGAGATTATTGTGCCACAGAAAATCCCCTTTTCCTAGAGACTTCATGGAATTTTACTGAAAACAGCAGCATTCGTTCTCTGGTCAAGCGTCCCCGAAAACTCTACAATACAATGTATAGCGTTTTAAGCAAGGATGAAATCATAAGAATGCTTATACAGCAAAGCTTTGAGAGCTACTTTCATACCTCACTAAGGTGAAAACCGCTATAACTCTCTTGTGTTACTTTAGGAAATGATTTTAAATCTCAAATCCTACAACCCTTGTTCAACAAGAATTCTGTCGTTATTTCTGAGGATAAAATAGAATGTGTGTTTTCTCCTAACTTAATAGCTCAAAAGTCTTGCTATGGAAGAACTTCAGTCTTTGAGGTCTGAAAATGCCTTCCTAGACTAACAGAAGAGAGATAATTTGTTTTAGCCCTGTCTGTGGTCTGTGCTGGGTGGTTGATTCCCCATCTCTATAAAATTTTGTGTGTTCCATTAGGAGAACTATTCATGAAAATTCTGTCCCGTCTTTTTATTCTATTAACCCTTTTAGTAGGTTGTCTTGGTTTTCTGGGCCAGGCACCAGCCCAGGCTTTTAATTTGCCGACTTCTGCAACTGTATTAGCGGATGTTCGCGTTAATGCGGTAGATGCAAAGTTATCCACTGAATTTGGCAAGAAAATTGATTTAAATAACAGTGATATTCGGGATTTTCGTAGTTTACGCGGTTTTTACCCGAATTTGGCCAGCAAAATCATCAAAAATGCTCCCTATGAAAAGGTAGATGAGGTTTTAGATCTTCCTGGTTTAAGTGAAAAGCAAAAATCTCGTTTACAGGCTAATTTAGATAAATTTACTGTGACAGCAACTTCCTCGGAATTAACAGAAGGGGATGATCGTATTAATCCTGGTGTTTACTAAAGTTGATTATTGGGACTACTTGGGTTATCTTGGGCGGTTCTCATTGTCCAAACTTTAGATAAAATCTTTAAATTTTGTCCTTTAGAATTCACTCCTAACCCTAGGGGTGTTTTTTTGTGATTAGAGTCAACTGCGATCGCCTTTTTATTATTCTCCAAACCACTCATCTCTTGTCACTCCTGCTTGACGTAAAATTCGCTAGTAACAGGAATGCTTAATCCTAAACTCAGGCGTAAAGCAGCAATTCTCAGTTTTAGACACAGCAAGCCTTTAAGCCCACATTTCGTACTAAAAAACAAGACAAAGAGGTAGTGTTCTGAATCTGTGGATAGATAGCTTTCTAATGGGCAAAGTGACTACGATTCAGAGGATCGATCCACAGGTTTATAACATCATCTGCTTTCCTATCCCAAGCCGCGATCGCACTTTTATCAACTAACCTACATTTGCTTGATCGCAATTTCAAAAGCCAAAACGATCGCAATTTTAAAATTTAATCAACCAGATAACGGCTATCACCCTTTGCTTTCCTATCCCAAGCCGCGATCGCACTTTTATCAACTAACCTACATTTGCTTGATCGCGCTTTCAAAAGCTAACGTGATCGCATTTTTAAACCTTAATCAACAATGTGAAAGCGATCGCACTAAAAAATGTTCCATTAAAGCTTCATCTGACATCGTAGTATGATTTTTCTCAGACATTAAATTACCTCCAAAAAGAATCATTAGGCAACTTGTAAGGTTTTCGGTACAGGAATCGTTTTACCTTCGGCTTCCCATGCTTCTAGATACATTTCAATGACTTCTTCTCCATTACGAATCGCTTCTTCACGAGTTTTTCCATGCGTACAAGGCATAATAACTTGTTCAGAAAATTCAGGAATTGTAACCAAGAATAACTGATCTTCTTCTGACCATTGAATAAGCAGACTATACTGATTCATGAGTCTTCATTCTCCTTTGATTGTTGCAATTCAACAAGTATTTTAGTGAGTTGTTTTTCTAAATAAATGGGAACATCATCGCCATCTTTGCCAGGAATTGTTAAGTTTTTTTTGATTAAAGGATGTTGCCAACGTTCATGACTGCCTTTTCCTCTTTTGGGTAAATAAATAAATCCTTCACGGGCAATTTGTGCTTTAAACTCTCGAATTTTCCTCGGCATGGATGATTTTTATATTTTACTCTTTTCATTTTATCCCAAATTATAACAAATAAGGTAAGCTACTTTTCGTTATCGCATCTTACAAGAGTAGCGATCACACTTATTATACTGTGATCGCACTTTCAACAGCCTAAAATGATCGCACTTTCAATAGTCAACGAAGCGGTTTTAAAGTTTAATCAACAAGATAACGGCGATCGCACTCCTCATATAGCACCACAATAGGTTACACTCATATTATGATTACTGGAAATAGCCCCAGTCTGATGACTAAAATAAACAGGTTGGCCAACGTGTTCATAAGCATCTTTAGAAAAGATAGATTTCAAAATAGGTAGCATCTCTCTAAGTACAGGACAAAAAATGTAGGGAGTCGAGAAAAAGAGAAAAATTGGGTAGAGAAGGATTAAGAACAAGATGACGAAGATGGTCAAAACCAAGACGAAAAAGACTCTGCGCGAGGCGACCATGTTTCTTGAGGGGAATGGGATGAAGATGATGAATTGCTAGACCAGTTTTGAGAGACCAAGCCAAAGCTAAAGTCAGTAAAGCCAAAAGCTTACGAAGACGCTTGGGGTCAGTAAAGTGAGTAGATTCCAAGCAAAAGCCACGAGTCTTAAAGATGCCAAAAAGGGTTTCAATGCCCCAACGCAGGGCATAATCGTGAATAAGACCTTGGGAATCGGGATGTCCAATGACGATGAGTAGAGAATTATCAGGCAAGCGAAGAGCCTCTACAGAAACAGGATATCCCCAAACCCGACAACTCCCTTGAAGACGTTGAGATTCACCAATAGCAAGATGGGCAAAAATGACTTTGGCGGCCAAAAGCTTGCCATTGTGCTCAATCTTGTCCGTAGCCCGAATTCTCAGACAGAAAGCCAGTAGCGGTTCGAGCAGAAGATAGCGAAGCCAAGCCTGACCAATAAACTCACGGTCGCCACATAAACAACGAATCAGGGCGGTGGGAAAAATCTTGAGCATCTCCTCGATAAAACGCATTCGTTCATCACTGTTAGAATTGCCCTTTTTCTTGCTAAGCATCCACCACAAGATGGGAATGGCTACTCCTTCATGGACAATGCCGACAGTGAGGATATTATAACCATGACTGCCAAACTCCCAGGTTGTGCGGTCAATACTTAATACCCAAGGTTGAGGGATATCCAGCCAACTGACTACAATACGGGCAATGTGATGGTAATCCAGCTCAAATCCTGAGAAAAAGCGTTGTAAGCGTTTGTAATGAGAATCCACCAATGCCCGACCTTCAAAACCCAGGGCCAATTCTTTAAGGTTAACCGTTTTCACTTTGAGGAGGGCGAGTAAGAACAAGGCTAGGAAGGAGAGTCTGGCACCATGCCATCCCAAATGGGGTTTTAGGGCTTGTTTCAATGCGTTATATTGGCTCATGGGTTTTCTTACATTACGTTCATCTTCCATGAAACCCCTTTCTCGTATACTTTTCAAGCCTTTTGTCCTGTACTTAGAGCATCTCTATAATTCCTGTTAGAAAATCATTAGGATCTTTCTCTTTTTTCATTTCAGGTCCTGTCAACTCAGTAATAGTTCCTGTCGGTAAGCCATTCACCAAATCCTCACAGTTAGCAATCCGAAAAGCCTGAGCATAGACTACTTTTTCTGAAAACCGTTGAGCAAATTTTAGATTGCCAACTCGTGGAAAAGCAAAAGCATATAGAGTGGGTGAAAAATTATTTTCTGCAATGTGAAGGGTTGAGAGAGTTGCGAGTGCCGCACCTAAACTATGTCCTGTTACATATATTTTCTTCTTTTGTCCGTCACCTTCTTTAGCTAATTTATTGAGGAAATTCTGAATGGTATCATTGATTGATAAATCATCTCCATCAGCCTTAGATTTATAAATATCGTTAAAGCCTTCACTGATTTTTACTCTGTCGTTGTCTTGTCCTTTGATTTCAAAGCATGGGGGAACGAGTTTAAATTTAGCATCCTTAAGCCACTCAAATGGTGATATTGTTCCTCGCAAAACAACAAAGTATGTTTTCTCATTAGTTTGTTCAGACTCCTGCTCAAGAATGAAGCCAAAATTATGAGCTTTGTCAATTTCCTTGGCTTTTAATATTTTGATGACCTTGTATTTGTAGAAATCAGTTTTATTGCTGTTTTCTGATGAGTTAATCCAGTATTGAGTAATGGGATTGACGATCATCTCAGCTTTACGGGTCAAGATTGTATCGCCTTCTTTCAAGTACAATGCTTGCTTTTGGCTATTATCATAATCGTTGTAGGCTATTCGCACCAGATTCCCCAGTTCCATTGCTCTGTAGCGATCAAATCCTTCGGGGATTGTCATCTTATGTACAGGGAGATTGATATACTTTTCACCAGGATTGTATAGATTGATTTCTGGCTTTTGCTCTGCTATAAGCTCAATAGCTTTTGTTAATTCTTCATTGTGATTCTTCAAAAAAAACTCTTCCAAAGAATAGCTTCCAAATATTATTCTGCCTTGGGAATCCGCTAAAAATAGGTGGTCTACTCCTTTTGGGTTTGTAAACATTTTAATTCGTGTTCTATCTTGTAATGTGCAGAGGAGTTTTGCTGTGTCAAAATCTTCAATATTTCCAATCGGCTTCATATGAGGCTCATTGACCAATGTTTCAATAATATTTCGGAATATTGGAGAAATACTAGCAATCTGAGCCTCAGAATTCCATTTTCTTAAATAATCAAGTGCTTTTTCAGAAAGTGCTTTTTCAGACATTTTTAGCTCCGTATATGATTTAGAACAGTTTCCTAATAATACTGTTAAAGAACTTACTCCAATGAATCCTCGGCTATATTTTAGTAAATGCCTTCTCGAAATTTTTAGTTTGTTTAAGTAGTGATCCATAAAAATACCTCATTGGAAGGAGAGAGAGTAGTGCGATCGCCGATCTTGTCGCTTTTTTTAAGGAACGCAATTAGGGGAAATGATAACCTCACTGTCGAGTTACCGTGTGCCGACTCAAGTGCGATCGCCGATTTTGTTAGGGACATGGTAACTTCGTTTTCGCCTAATTGTCAAGTTGCGGCGATCGCTTTCTCTGATGAAGTGCGATCACCTATCAATTTTTGAAACTTAAAAATAAGATCGCCGCTTTATATTTGGCAAAAATTAATTTTGAGGTGGAAATAAACCACACTCGAATAGTAATGTTTTTTCTAACTATCCTGCTTGATAAAATTATAAAGCTCATGGGCTAAGACTAATTTAGAACAGGGCGCGATCGCCGTTTGTTGACCAGCTTTCCCTAAAATAACCGCTTTATTAGTATCCGTGCCAAAGCCAGCAGCCGCTCGATCAATGGGATTAGCAACAATAAAATCTAACCCTTTACGGCTTAATTTTTCCCTAGCCGGTGTGATAATATCTCCGGTTTGG contains:
- a CDS encoding iron uptake porin, with amino-acid sequence MLKFLVKGLIVSVFCAVIAPLSPLQAQTLTRPLRTIYKTQALDGWLGDPINKESSQASQVTSVSELRDVSPQDWAYEALKSLVERYGCIVGYPDRTFRGDRSLSRWEFAAGLNACMNTIERLLQENVAVLREDLDKLKALAQNFETELNALGTKIDNLEARTAYLEDHAFSTTTKLNGVTVLGLVGVAAGEKDQGQETISKNPTLGYRNRLELSTSFTGEDLLFTRLSTGNQTDLFDETGTFQSSLGFAQSQNNEVGIEKTFYTFPATENITLGIYGTGGAFDDFNRILNVLDGDGNSGSISLFGTRSSIYYGGEGAGLGMQSQWGDFSFSGGYLAPDANNPSQGKGVFNGAYAAIAQVGYVSPDQKNTGVMLTYRHGYNTLDTEVGSQRSNFQFFVEDQLGQSVPIVSNSYGLEFSLGLADRFVLAGWGGYTRALTLSSLEGQLNQGSLDIWDWAVTLAFPDAFQEGNLGGIVLGMQPWVTSSNVILNTANGPVSAADRNNSFYIEAFYQYAVNDNIQITPGIMIITAPDNDTRNSSLVIGTIRTTFTF
- a CDS encoding peroxiredoxin, with amino-acid sequence MVLQLGDIVPDFTQESSEGTISFHEWAGDSWVVLFSHPADFTPVCTTELGTVASLKPEFDKRNVKVIALSVDDVDSHKGWIGDINETQNTTVNYPLLADSDRLVSGFYGMIHPNSLNNLTVRSVFIIDPHKKLRLTFTYPASTGRNFAEILRVIDSLQLTDYHQVATPANWQDGDDCVVVPSIPTEEARTKFPKGVKEIKPYLRLTPQPNK
- the psbU gene encoding photosystem II complex extrinsic protein PsbU, translated to MKILSRLFILLTLLVGCLGFLGQAPAQAFNLPTSATVLADVRVNAVDAKLSTEFGKKIDLNNSDIRDFRSLRGFYPNLASKIIKNAPYEKVDEVLDLPGLSEKQKSRLQANLDKFTVTATSSELTEGDDRINPGVY
- a CDS encoding type II toxin-antitoxin system HicB family antitoxin, with the protein product MVTIPEFSEQVIMPCTHGKTREEAIRNGEEVIEMYLEAWEAEGKTIPVPKTLQVA
- a CDS encoding type II toxin-antitoxin system HicA family toxin — translated: MPRKIREFKAQIAREGFIYLPKRGKGSHERWQHPLIKKNLTIPGKDGDDVPIYLEKQLTKILVELQQSKENEDS
- a CDS encoding IS4 family transposase, translated to MSQYNALKQALKPHLGWHGARLSFLALFLLALLKVKTVNLKELALGFEGRALVDSHYKRLQRFFSGFELDYHHIARIVVSWLDIPQPWVLSIDRTTWEFGSHGYNILTVGIVHEGVAIPILWWMLSKKKGNSNSDERMRFIEEMLKIFPTALIRCLCGDREFIGQAWLRYLLLEPLLAFCLRIRATDKIEHNGKLLAAKVIFAHLAIGESQRLQGSCRVWGYPVSVEALRLPDNSLLIVIGHPDSQGLIHDYALRWGIETLFGIFKTRGFCLESTHFTDPKRLRKLLALLTLALAWSLKTGLAIHHLHPIPLKKHGRLAQSLFRLGFDHLRHLVLNPSLPNFSLFLDSLHFLSCT
- a CDS encoding lipase family protein — protein: MSEKALSEKALDYLRKWNSEAQIASISPIFRNIIETLVNEPHMKPIGNIEDFDTAKLLCTLQDRTRIKMFTNPKGVDHLFLADSQGRIIFGSYSLEEFFLKNHNEELTKAIELIAEQKPEINLYNPGEKYINLPVHKMTIPEGFDRYRAMELGNLVRIAYNDYDNSQKQALYLKEGDTILTRKAEMIVNPITQYWINSSENSNKTDFYKYKVIKILKAKEIDKAHNFGFILEQESEQTNEKTYFVVLRGTISPFEWLKDAKFKLVPPCFEIKGQDNDRVKISEGFNDIYKSKADGDDLSINDTIQNFLNKLAKEGDGQKKKIYVTGHSLGAALATLSTLHIAENNFSPTLYAFAFPRVGNLKFAQRFSEKVVYAQAFRIANCEDLVNGLPTGTITELTGPEMKKEKDPNDFLTGIIEML